From the Candidatus Krumholzibacteriota bacterium genome, one window contains:
- the pepT gene encoding peptidase T, translated as MSDLVNKFLEYVKINTTSEEGSEESPSTKVQFDLAEKLAAQLKDLGLKDVGVDKHCYVTATLEANLDKKIPVIGFLAHLDTSPDVSGEGVKPKIVENYDGKDIVLNKKENIVLSPDSFPELKNYIGDTLITSDGTTLLGADDKAGIAEIMTAAEHLVRNPDIKHGTIKIAFTPDEEIGKGTDHFDVKKFGADFAYTLDGGKLGELEFENFNAAKAVITVKGRNIHPGYAKNRMINSSLIAMEYNSMLPVEQTPFYTEKREGFFHLISVSGDVEETKLSYLVRDHDMEKFEAKKDLARGIGDFLNQKHGEGRVDVQLEEQYLNMREKLEPVMHIVEAAEKAMIDSGIKPIKAPIRGGTDGARLSYMGLPTPNIFAGGHNFHSRFEYVPVRSMEKAVEVILKIIELYSAK; from the coding sequence ATGTCAGATTTAGTAAACAAATTTCTTGAATATGTAAAGATCAACACAACATCCGAGGAAGGATCCGAAGAAAGCCCCAGTACAAAGGTTCAGTTTGATCTGGCCGAAAAACTTGCCGCTCAGCTTAAAGACCTGGGGCTGAAAGATGTCGGCGTTGACAAGCACTGCTACGTGACCGCCACGCTCGAAGCCAATCTGGACAAAAAGATTCCCGTTATAGGCTTTTTAGCCCACCTCGATACAAGCCCTGATGTTTCAGGCGAAGGAGTAAAACCAAAGATCGTTGAAAACTACGACGGAAAGGATATCGTCTTAAACAAGAAGGAAAATATCGTTCTTTCTCCCGACAGCTTTCCGGAGCTTAAGAATTATATAGGCGATACCCTGATTACATCTGACGGAACGACCCTTCTCGGCGCTGATGATAAGGCGGGAATCGCCGAGATCATGACCGCAGCGGAACACCTTGTCAGAAATCCCGATATCAAACACGGCACTATCAAAATAGCTTTTACGCCGGATGAGGAAATAGGAAAGGGCACGGATCATTTCGACGTTAAAAAGTTCGGTGCTGATTTTGCCTACACACTTGACGGAGGAAAACTCGGTGAACTCGAATTCGAAAATTTCAATGCCGCCAAGGCTGTAATTACAGTCAAGGGACGCAATATTCACCCTGGATACGCTAAGAACAGAATGATCAACTCCTCGCTGATCGCGATGGAATACAACTCTATGCTTCCCGTGGAACAAACACCTTTCTATACGGAAAAAAGGGAGGGGTTCTTCCACCTTATCAGTGTTTCGGGCGACGTGGAAGAAACAAAACTCTCCTATCTCGTAAGAGACCATGATATGGAGAAATTTGAAGCGAAAAAAGATCTCGCCCGCGGAATCGGAGACTTCCTCAATCAAAAACATGGTGAAGGAAGAGTAGATGTGCAGCTCGAAGAACAGTATCTCAACATGAGGGAGAAACTCGAACCTGTTATGCATATAGTAGAGGCAGCCGAAAAAGCCATGATCGATTCCGGAATAAAACCTATTAAGGCGCCCATAAGAGGAGGCACCGACGGAGCCAGATTATCCTACATGGGACTTCCCACGCCAAATATATTCGCGGGAGGACATAATTTCCACAGCAGATTTGAATACGTTCCGGTCAGATCTATGGAGAAAGCTGTCGAAGTGATTCTTAAGATAATCGAGCTTTACAGCGCCAAGTAA
- a CDS encoding C1 family peptidase, with protein MKKGSLVLLLFTAVLLISTSAAEAAGKEEGAISPTLLKKMRGLEKDEGKINSISNNDIKKLLPSRLNAGKTDHYFSVRLDVKGITDQKSTGRCWLFTSLNVIRQKVREKFNLDSFEFSENYSFFWDQLEKANLFLEGIIETRGKDYKDRKVEWLFDHPVSDGGVWNMAVAVIEKYGLVPLSVMPETYHSSNTKRMRSVLRKKLREDGVRLRQMHNKGKEIRELREAKEEMLIDIYKLLVYHLGEPPAEFTWRYKDEDGNISDLKKYTPLEFFRETIDVDLKDYVMLMNDPTRPYYKLYEIEYDRDMVEAFNWTYINLPNAEIKKFARESLLDEEAMYFSCDVGKQLNRSEGLLSLSNNDYEALYGIKFDMNKKERILASASGSTHGMTLVGMETDKSGTPVKWLLENSWGKEEGQEGFITMTDQWFDEYMFRVVIHEEYISSEVLEILKTEPVQLHPWDPMFLPAEDK; from the coding sequence ATGAAAAAGGGAAGTCTCGTGTTACTTCTATTTACCGCCGTGTTACTAATTTCAACCTCTGCCGCCGAAGCCGCCGGAAAAGAGGAGGGAGCTATTTCCCCGACTCTACTTAAGAAAATGCGCGGCTTGGAAAAGGATGAGGGAAAAATCAATTCCATAAGTAATAATGATATTAAAAAGCTTCTGCCCAGCCGCTTAAATGCCGGTAAAACCGATCATTACTTTTCCGTGAGGCTGGATGTTAAAGGAATTACAGATCAGAAATCAACCGGCAGATGCTGGTTGTTTACGAGTTTAAATGTAATCAGACAGAAGGTAAGGGAAAAATTCAACCTGGATAGCTTTGAATTTTCAGAAAACTACTCCTTCTTCTGGGATCAGCTCGAAAAAGCCAACCTTTTCCTCGAGGGGATCATAGAAACAAGGGGCAAAGATTATAAGGACAGAAAGGTGGAATGGCTTTTTGACCATCCCGTAAGCGACGGAGGAGTCTGGAACATGGCAGTCGCCGTAATAGAAAAATACGGGCTTGTCCCCTTAAGCGTCATGCCCGAGACCTACCACAGCTCAAACACTAAAAGGATGAGAAGCGTTCTCAGAAAGAAACTCCGCGAAGACGGAGTTCGGCTACGCCAGATGCATAATAAGGGCAAAGAGATTAGAGAGCTTCGGGAAGCAAAAGAAGAAATGCTGATAGATATCTACAAATTACTTGTCTATCACCTTGGTGAACCGCCCGCGGAATTTACATGGCGTTACAAAGATGAAGACGGTAATATCAGTGACCTTAAAAAATATACCCCGCTTGAGTTTTTCAGAGAAACAATCGACGTTGACCTTAAAGATTACGTGATGCTGATGAACGATCCCACCCGCCCCTATTATAAACTCTACGAGATAGAATATGACCGTGACATGGTTGAAGCATTCAACTGGACATATATAAATCTTCCAAACGCGGAGATTAAGAAATTCGCCCGAGAGTCTCTTTTAGATGAAGAGGCGATGTATTTCTCCTGTGACGTGGGAAAGCAGCTGAACCGGAGTGAAGGACTTCTGAGCCTTTCGAACAACGATTACGAAGCACTTTACGGAATTAAATTCGACATGAACAAAAAGGAGCGTATTCTCGCGTCAGCAAGCGGCTCCACTCACGGAATGACACTCGTAGGTATGGAGACAGATAAAAGCGGAACCCCCGTAAAATGGCTTCTTGAAAACAGCTGGGGCAAAGAAGAGGGCCAGGAAGGTTTTATCACCATGACCGATCAGTGGTTTGATGAATATATGTTCAGGGTTGTAATTCACGAGGAATATATTTCATCCGAAGTTCTTGAAATACTCAAAACTGAACCTGTACAGCTTCATCCGTGGGACCCGATGTTTCTGCCGGCGGAAGATAAGTAG
- a CDS encoding M20/M25/M40 family metallo-hydrolase, with the protein MLKRRWTMVIFLFLFFFADLSASENVIHHKLSLSIDPAEHFIDVSDRMILPEGILSQPLTFLLLSDLEVESMTPGVTFELEGRGGADDIGMDRENFDRPGFTKNRYKILIDDMPSGDLVIDLAFSGSINYPIKQRGSEYARGFSRTPGIISDKGVYLSGSTFWVPSFGNRLVTFELTASVPDGWDVVSQGAGMPCENKDGRTVVRWDCMKPMEEIYLISAEFCKYSRTAGGVALMAFLRTRDENLALKYMDTTERYMKMYSELIGPYPYSKFALVENFWETGYGMPSFTLLGEKVIRFPFILHSSYPHELLHNWWGNSVYVDFANGNWCEGLTVYMADHLIKQQRGLGARYRREKLQRYTDYVSRGNDFPLSSFTSRSDAASEAVGYGKGMMMWHMLRQNIGDELFIEGVRAFYRRGKFKYASFDDIQKAFESVTDKDLEYFFRQWVTGTGAPKLSLAGVKARHKGEDYNIEIKLKQRQEGEAYILDIPVAISFKERVEIKKVRMSRKEEVFRYTFKDRPLYLRVDPSFDLFRELGYNEIPPSLSSAYGSENILVILPSGADHEDLENYNNLAGLWAEDSSLNIEITDDDQVDELPPDRAVWIFGVNNSCRDFVQTALEEYDAEISEETVKIGGMKFGCNSNSFVISVRHPRNPAISVVWLTVAESGAVEGLARKLPHYGKYSYLVFEGVQPTNIAKGSWDVVDTPMASEISWDGDHKGKGFAVKLPERKALAELAPAFSAERMKRDIEYLASDELEGRGLGSEGIRKASVYIAERFEEAGLSPAGDDGTFFQTFEGVIDAGGKTGKIRNIIGFLPGANEGLEKESVVICAHYDHLGYGWPDVRKGNEGMIHNGADDNASGVAVMLELARRLGESFKPGRSIVFAAFTAEENGLLGSRHYVANMKQFPAEKCAGVLNLDTVGRLRDGKLLVLGSSSAREWKHIFMGCGYVTGVEAEMVSKDLDASDQVSFLKAGVPAVQIFSGPHGDYHRPTDTAEKIDYAGLVKVAAFTREAVIYLTERENRLLFSGGKKQDAKRRHSGGKRAVSTGCMPDFTFKGDGVRVAGVSVDSPAAEAGMKQGDVIILIGGIRVADLREYSAELKKYKPGDAVEITFIRKGRKITKTIVLSER; encoded by the coding sequence ATGCTGAAAAGACGCTGGACGATGGTAATTTTCTTATTTCTGTTTTTCTTCGCGGATCTTTCTGCCTCAGAGAACGTTATTCATCATAAATTATCTCTTTCTATAGATCCAGCTGAGCATTTTATAGATGTTTCCGACAGAATGATTCTCCCTGAGGGGATCCTGTCACAACCTTTGACTTTCCTTCTTCTGTCCGACCTCGAGGTTGAATCCATGACCCCGGGTGTCACTTTTGAACTCGAAGGGCGCGGAGGGGCGGATGATATCGGAATGGACCGCGAAAATTTCGACAGACCCGGATTTACCAAAAACAGGTATAAGATTTTAATTGATGATATGCCTAGCGGAGATCTGGTTATCGACTTGGCATTCAGCGGGAGTATCAATTATCCGATAAAACAGCGGGGCTCTGAATACGCCAGGGGTTTCAGCAGAACTCCCGGAATTATCTCGGATAAAGGTGTTTATCTGTCGGGGTCCACATTCTGGGTGCCTTCATTCGGCAATAGACTGGTAACATTTGAGCTTACAGCATCGGTTCCGGACGGGTGGGATGTTGTAAGCCAGGGGGCCGGAATGCCCTGTGAGAATAAAGACGGAAGGACGGTTGTCCGCTGGGATTGCATGAAACCTATGGAGGAGATCTATCTGATCTCGGCCGAATTTTGTAAGTATTCGAGAACCGCCGGCGGAGTTGCTTTAATGGCTTTCCTCAGGACTCGCGACGAGAATCTCGCCCTGAAGTATATGGATACTACAGAACGGTATATGAAGATGTACAGTGAGTTGATCGGTCCTTATCCATATTCTAAGTTCGCCCTCGTGGAAAATTTCTGGGAGACGGGTTATGGAATGCCGTCCTTTACACTTCTGGGGGAAAAGGTAATCCGCTTTCCGTTCATACTTCATTCATCCTATCCACATGAACTTCTTCACAACTGGTGGGGCAACAGCGTTTACGTTGATTTCGCTAACGGCAACTGGTGCGAGGGGCTTACGGTTTATATGGCCGACCATCTGATCAAACAGCAGCGCGGGCTGGGAGCCCGATACAGACGGGAGAAGCTTCAGAGATACACCGATTATGTAAGCAGAGGAAATGATTTTCCCCTCTCCAGTTTTACCTCGCGGAGTGACGCTGCATCTGAGGCGGTAGGATATGGCAAAGGTATGATGATGTGGCACATGCTGAGGCAGAATATAGGAGACGAGCTCTTTATAGAGGGTGTAAGGGCTTTCTACCGAAGAGGCAAATTCAAATACGCCTCTTTCGATGATATACAAAAAGCATTCGAGTCTGTAACGGATAAAGATTTAGAGTATTTCTTCAGGCAGTGGGTCACCGGGACAGGAGCCCCGAAGCTGAGTCTTGCCGGAGTTAAAGCAAGACATAAAGGCGAAGATTATAATATAGAGATTAAACTGAAACAACGGCAGGAAGGTGAAGCTTATATTCTCGATATCCCGGTAGCAATTTCATTTAAGGAAAGAGTTGAAATTAAAAAGGTGAGAATGAGCCGGAAGGAAGAGGTATTTAGATATACTTTCAAAGACAGGCCTCTGTATTTGAGAGTCGATCCGAGCTTCGATCTGTTCCGCGAACTTGGCTATAATGAAATTCCGCCTTCTCTTTCGAGCGCGTACGGGTCTGAAAATATTCTCGTTATTCTACCTTCCGGCGCGGATCATGAGGATTTGGAAAATTACAACAACCTGGCCGGATTATGGGCCGAAGACAGTTCTTTGAATATTGAAATAACAGATGACGATCAGGTTGACGAACTGCCCCCTGACAGAGCGGTGTGGATCTTCGGCGTAAATAACAGCTGCAGAGATTTTGTCCAAACGGCACTGGAGGAATATGACGCTGAAATATCAGAGGAAACGGTAAAGATCGGAGGCATGAAGTTTGGATGTAACTCTAACAGCTTTGTAATTTCAGTGCGTCATCCGCGTAATCCCGCGATTTCTGTTGTATGGCTCACTGTGGCAGAAAGCGGAGCTGTCGAGGGATTGGCAAGAAAACTGCCGCATTACGGCAAGTACAGCTATTTAGTCTTCGAAGGGGTTCAGCCCACGAATATAGCCAAGGGCAGCTGGGATGTTGTTGATACTCCAATGGCCTCGGAAATTTCCTGGGACGGGGATCATAAGGGAAAAGGGTTTGCCGTGAAACTTCCTGAAAGGAAAGCGCTGGCAGAACTTGCTCCCGCCTTTTCTGCTGAGAGAATGAAGAGAGACATCGAATATCTGGCAAGCGATGAACTGGAGGGACGGGGCCTGGGATCCGAGGGGATAAGAAAGGCCTCGGTATATATAGCGGAGAGATTTGAGGAAGCGGGGCTTTCCCCTGCCGGAGATGACGGCACTTTCTTTCAGACCTTCGAGGGTGTGATAGATGCCGGGGGGAAGACTGGCAAAATCAGAAATATCATAGGATTTTTGCCCGGCGCGAATGAAGGATTAGAAAAGGAATCTGTTGTTATATGTGCTCATTACGATCATCTGGGATACGGCTGGCCCGATGTCCGAAAAGGTAATGAAGGGATGATTCACAATGGCGCGGATGACAACGCGAGCGGGGTGGCGGTGATGCTTGAGCTTGCCCGGCGGCTCGGAGAAAGCTTCAAGCCGGGGAGAAGTATTGTGTTTGCCGCGTTTACGGCTGAAGAGAACGGGCTTTTGGGCTCGAGGCATTATGTTGCCAACATGAAACAGTTTCCCGCTGAAAAATGCGCGGGTGTACTGAATCTGGACACCGTCGGGAGGCTCAGAGACGGGAAACTGCTAGTCCTGGGCAGCTCCAGCGCCCGTGAATGGAAACATATCTTTATGGGCTGCGGTTATGTTACGGGAGTTGAGGCGGAGATGGTGAGCAAGGACCTGGACGCGAGTGATCAGGTCAGTTTTCTTAAAGCAGGTGTTCCCGCTGTTCAGATTTTTTCCGGTCCTCACGGGGATTACCACAGGCCTACTGATACAGCAGAGAAAATTGATTATGCAGGCCTCGTAAAGGTAGCGGCATTTACAAGAGAGGCTGTTATTTATCTAACGGAAAGAGAAAACCGTCTGCTGTTTTCAGGCGGGAAGAAGCAGGATGCCAAGCGGCGTCATAGTGGGGGGAAACGTGCTGTTTCTACCGGATGTATGCCTGATTTTACTTTTAAAGGAGATGGAGTCAGGGTGGCCGGTGTTTCTGTGGATTCCCCGGCGGCAGAGGCGGGAATGAAGCAAGGGGACGTAATAATTCTTATTGGCGGCATCAGGGTAGCTGACCTAAGGGAATATTCTGCGGAGCTGAAGAAATACAAACCGGGAGACGCTGTCGAGATCACATTTATCCGAAAAGGTAGAAAGATAACTAAAACCATTGTCCTTTCTGAACGTTAG
- a CDS encoding SPOR domain-containing protein, with translation MDEEHTPEKFEYEKKSNSTINIKKALIWIVPVLVILVVVFMFINYQSGTDDSEYESLISKANKSFRQNEYLKAKKDYEAALLIDPSASHAIERIGVIDSILTFRKEEKIKETLEKEVSPAGEISKESEPEKTEPAEESVEPKVKTPPAGREKYHIVLGCFEKPSNALNYSKKLKGKGYNSKIFPVLDGRMSAVTYQSFGTEKEAFKVLRKVQKEINKEAWVLEYYPENI, from the coding sequence ATGGATGAAGAACACACCCCGGAAAAGTTTGAATATGAAAAAAAGTCAAACAGTACGATTAATATTAAAAAGGCCCTGATTTGGATTGTGCCTGTACTTGTTATATTGGTTGTTGTATTTATGTTCATAAATTATCAATCCGGGACTGACGATTCAGAATACGAGTCTCTGATTTCAAAAGCAAATAAATCTTTCAGGCAGAATGAGTACCTGAAGGCAAAGAAAGATTACGAAGCCGCCCTCCTTATCGACCCGTCAGCCAGCCACGCGATTGAAAGAATTGGCGTAATTGACAGTATTCTCACTTTCAGGAAAGAGGAAAAAATTAAAGAAACTCTCGAAAAGGAAGTTTCCCCCGCAGGAGAAATTTCAAAAGAAAGTGAACCGGAAAAAACAGAACCAGCGGAGGAAAGCGTTGAGCCGAAGGTAAAAACTCCTCCCGCGGGCAGGGAAAAATATCATATCGTACTCGGTTGTTTTGAAAAACCAAGTAACGCTCTAAATTACAGCAAAAAGCTCAAAGGCAAAGGTTACAACTCAAAAATTTTCCCCGTTCTCGATGGAAGGATGAGCGCTGTTACCTACCAGTCATTCGGAACGGAAAAAGAAGCGTTTAAAGTGCTCAGAAAGGTACAGAAAGAGATCAATAAAGAGGCCTGGGTGCTGGAATACTACCCCGAAAACATATAA
- a CDS encoding C1 family peptidase — MKSKFVIVLFAVFFVAIFTIGSAYSQEPIVAQKRVYKAPTGENFGYIPPPMDLSHITPTEHLLGAAASSWDWRTMGGVTSVKNQNPYGTCWCFAACGDLESKVLINESVTADYSELNIQACNPTTYHNCDAGGNAWISNNYLSLSGSVNETCDPYPGGCPTPTCINPSCTFFKQVREWKLIPNDVTAIKNAVQGYGPVYTSMYASFSGFGTYDGSYCITYSGTETTNHAVVIVGWDDDMCSGNGAWIVKNSWGTSWGDNGYFYIQYGSASIGQNSTVISRYVNYDSDETIYYFDEWGWWTSAGYGDGNDWGLMELTPSGDNEYLKKVSFSATASGCSYTINVYDDFSSGSVSNLLSGPVSATLSEAGYYTVDLPSPLSLASGDPVYIEVEFNTGSYAYPVPYDDTGTMETDKSFISNDGVSYTALDNGSYAMGDIAIRGVVEVIEPTAMPLLNPVVLTILALVLVLSAAFIIRKRVEVKAYNGK; from the coding sequence ATGAAATCGAAGTTTGTTATTGTTTTATTCGCCGTGTTCTTTGTGGCGATTTTTACAATAGGAAGCGCGTATTCGCAGGAACCTATTGTGGCTCAGAAGAGGGTGTATAAGGCGCCGACCGGCGAAAACTTTGGATATATTCCGCCGCCGATGGACCTTAGCCACATCACACCCACCGAGCACCTGCTGGGAGCTGCTGCCAGTTCCTGGGACTGGAGAACGATGGGGGGAGTTACTTCCGTTAAAAATCAGAACCCTTACGGGACTTGTTGGTGTTTTGCCGCCTGCGGAGATCTCGAATCTAAAGTTCTAATTAATGAATCAGTTACCGCTGATTATTCCGAATTGAACATTCAGGCATGCAATCCGACGACCTATCATAATTGTGACGCTGGTGGTAACGCCTGGATTTCCAATAATTACCTTTCACTTTCAGGTTCCGTTAATGAAACGTGCGATCCCTATCCGGGAGGATGCCCGACGCCAACCTGCATTAACCCTTCCTGCACCTTCTTCAAACAGGTCCGGGAATGGAAGCTTATTCCCAATGATGTTACAGCAATAAAAAACGCCGTACAGGGATACGGACCGGTATATACATCTATGTACGCGAGTTTTTCCGGGTTCGGCACTTATGACGGAAGCTACTGTATTACATATTCAGGTACTGAAACTACAAATCATGCCGTTGTGATTGTGGGCTGGGATGACGATATGTGCAGCGGCAATGGCGCCTGGATTGTTAAGAATTCCTGGGGTACAAGCTGGGGCGATAACGGGTATTTCTATATCCAGTACGGATCCGCCAGTATAGGGCAAAACTCCACTGTTATCAGCCGCTATGTAAATTACGATTCAGATGAAACGATTTATTATTTTGATGAATGGGGCTGGTGGACTTCTGCCGGTTATGGAGACGGTAATGACTGGGGTCTTATGGAACTTACCCCATCCGGAGATAATGAATATCTTAAAAAGGTTTCTTTCTCAGCAACCGCCTCGGGCTGTTCATATACAATAAATGTCTATGACGATTTTTCGAGCGGATCGGTTTCAAATCTGCTTTCAGGCCCTGTCTCCGCCACTCTTTCGGAAGCGGGATATTATACCGTGGATCTGCCTTCTCCTCTTTCTCTTGCGTCAGGCGATCCTGTTTATATTGAGGTTGAATTCAACACCGGAAGCTACGCTTATCCTGTTCCCTACGACGATACTGGAACGATGGAGACGGACAAGTCATTTATCAGTAATGACGGCGTGTCGTATACAGCGCTTGACAATGGCAGTTATGCTATGGGTGATATAGCGATACGCGGTGTAGTCGAGGTTATAGAACCAACCGCGATGCCTCTATTGAATCCCGTTGTCCTTACGATTCTTGCGCTCGTATTAGTCCTGTCGGCAGCTTTCATAATCAGAAAGCGTGTCGAGGTAAAGGCATACAACGGCAAATAG